Proteins encoded in a region of the Prunus persica cultivar Lovell chromosome G4, Prunus_persica_NCBIv2, whole genome shotgun sequence genome:
- the LOC18779733 gene encoding late embryogenesis abundant protein, group 3, whose amino-acid sequence MQPQKELRYYQKPTSTQKKRRGKKKTKEKTEQPNMAVISLANNISRPFPQPPSSISHGYSSRKVSRVCFTSAFKFSGGRNASEENRGYYSRVDSRGYADKNWRKKERDVSRKAKETVEDGLEKSKQKAEEIKDATKEYAQGVAQTVADNTKQGTNTAAETAESAKERAKEYAYETNKKTKDVAGTVVDQVKEGTNKAAETAESANEKAKEGALEVKERTEDAGQTVVDKVKEGTSKAAETVETVVENVKEGTSKAAKAVNDTINPDGKKY is encoded by the exons ATGCAACCCCAGAAAGAGTTGAGATATTATCAGAAACCAACGTCGACacagaagaaaagaaggggaaaaaaaaaaacaaaagagaaaacagagcagccaaacatggcagtgatTTCCCTAGCCAATAATATATCAAGGCCTTTTCCTCAACCCCCTTCCTCAATATCTCACGGATATTCCTCTCGCAAAGTCTCCCGGGTCTGCTTCACCTCTGCCTTCAAATTCTCCGGG gGTCGAAATGCGTCGGAAGAGAACAGGGGATATTATTCAAGGGTTGACAGCAGGGGATATGCCGACAAGAACTGGAGGAAAAAGGAACGAGACGTGAGTAGGAAGGCAAAAGAAACCGTGGAAGATGGCCTGGAAAAAAGCAAGCAAAAAGCAGAGGAAATCAAAGACGCAACCAAGGAGTATGCACAGGGCGTAGCGCAGACGGTGGCAGATAATACAAAACAGGGAACAAACACAGCAGCCGAGACAGCAGAGAGCGCAAAGGAGAGAGCCAAAGAGTACGCGTACGAGACAAACAAGAAGACCAAAGATGTGGCGGGGACTGTAGTGGATCAGGTCAAAGAGGGGACTAACAAGGCCGCAGAGACGGCGGAGAGTGCGAATGAGAAGGCGAAAGAGGGCGCGTTGGAGGTGAAGGAGAGAACAGAGGATGCGGGGCAAACGGTGGTGGACAAGGTGAAGGAGGGGACGAGCAAGGCGGCGGAGACGGTGGAAACGGTGGTGGAGAATGTGAAGGAGGGGACAAGCAAGGCGGCGAAGGCGGTGAATGATACGATAAATCCTGATGGGAAGAAATATTGA